A segment of the Manihot esculenta cultivar AM560-2 chromosome 13, M.esculenta_v8, whole genome shotgun sequence genome:
CGACGTGAGCAAAGAAAGGCCAATCTAAATGAGCCACGTACCCTAGATCGTAAAAACAACTGCCACCTTCGAATATAAAGAATTGAAGACCAGCAGGGAATCTATGATGTAAcacaattgtaacgacccgaaaatcggaccgctaccggcgctaggatccgggtcgacttaaggccgccgggacccgtagcaagccaaacatacatcctggaaacctgtttaatcccatacatgatcaagaaaatacataaaaatttaaaccctttctttcaaacatccaactcaacctgaacatatactgaacatggtcataatcataattatgatccctctgtgggacctcaacaatgcctcaaagggcaaatacatcatgagatgagttggcttccataacattataaaacattttgatcatgtaataaaagggatacctcaatacataatgtcaagcacaatatctaatcctcaaaatcattacacataacataactataatatACTGAAACCTCTTattttacatcataatacaactgtcatgtccacaaactaactattacatacactcttcatatctctggctaacctcctggtctaccctgtacctgcacatctggggttaggggagaggggtgagctacaaagcccagtgagcagaatagagaaaacatatattaaaatttcatgccattatgtaatgcaacacatcacaacaaatcacatctcggatggtattgtcacctatagtcctctacataggtccaactgtgccgggacgtagaatgggtcaaccggtctttcccttatcataacatatcatatggaccaactgtgccagggacgtagaatgggtacaacctggactttctcttacatcgtgccagggacgtagaatgggtacaacctggacttccataccatatcatgccataacatcatcatatcataggaggactaaagggtcatccaataaccaatccacatcaacatcatgatcataaatacaatgcaacatgttcgtgaatactaatgcaaacaacctactatatctcatggcattcatgatgcatggatcatgctcaaaattcatattcatttattttaaaacttaaggttattccactcacctctggctagctctgacaaactctgtagcagctggctcactgctggggtcctcggttcctcgggtccgaacctacacaggtggactccaatgagggaccaaacatacataaacataactctaacatactccccaaaaaccccctaaaacatcatgaaacaatcacataaaaacttgtaagaaatggctgaacagggcactttcggcggcaggttcggcggccgaaagtccctccagagccgaaagtcaggcaggttcggcggcaccttcggcggccgaaactcccagacagagacgaaactcatgcatgttcggcggcaccttcggcggccgaaagtcccagacagagacgaaagtctcttttcgggggcaacttcggcagccgaaaggcctgcctccccagccatgttcggcggccgaaagctccttcggctgccgaacctggtttctgccgaagggcagaaacttggctcccaaatgcattttcgcctccaaactcaccaatcatgcacaaACCTCagctaaaacatgcatacaagttcctaggggcctcaaaacatcaaataccccaactacaacacttcaagcatactcaaacatgccacattgttcaaaaatcacataaaacctaacatttacttaaaaactcatacaaccctatacatgccattctaccccataacatcacttaaaacttgtataaaacacataacaagggtggatccgagcttacctcttgaagaaacgagaggaaaggcggtcctagcttggagatggagagattgagctctttgaacctccaagtacccaaaacttgctctttactcacagatcttcaaaacagaagttaaaacccgtgaaaaccatggaagatctaaggaaaacactcaagttcgagggaggggcggcggagactcaccttggccgacaacgggggagaaaaagctcgcccgtgcggacctaagggacccttttatagtggttggccaggccacgttcgggggccgaaaatgcctccgcatgcatgccatgttcggcggccgaacttcactttcggcggccgaacctgggcttccctcactcatgctttcgggggcctaacatgcctccaaaacgcatgcatgtttggcggccgaacttgactttcggcggccgaacctgggttttcctccaaagactttttaatgcaaaaactcatttaatttcatacttaaaaccattaaaacatgaaaacatttttataaaacatgattctacccttctagaggtctccgacatccgggattccaccggacggtaggaattccgataccggagtctagccgggtattacaacaataATCACCCAAAATAAACtatgagttgtcaccataagacaGGACTATGTGGCAAGAGTATGATAAGCCGATACGCGGTCCCACCCGTGGAAAGGAAGATACGGACATCGTAGCACCCtgttcttcatcaagactcgcacTCTCCTGCAGAGATcgagtcttcacataaagttaccgttaacaGACACAATCCAGTAAATCTCCATTACGCCTGTAATCATGGGTTCCCCAATCAACTAACCGGTGGGGTCCCTTATATATTAGTTGGCACCAGccgaattttcaaaaaatactataattaattcAATCTTTTTATAGTATGAAAGTCAATGATCGCAGAGACAAAAGTACGCAATTCTTAtataactactcttgagttctaagcaattccttgCATTCGCCAttttcttcagtttactgaTTTGAGTATCAGAATGATTGTCGTAAGTGCTAACCAACTCACATActattttttacaaattaacTAAACGCAGCACAATTTATTTCGGCCATATCgtaaatctaaaataaaataaaagtttgacAGAAGAGTTTATCACCAAGTTTCCTCCTCTTcatcaaaagaaaataattcatgATGAGATTGAATTTTTTTGagcttgaaattttaaaaatttggtgTGGAAATCGTAAAAAGTTTGAGTATTAATTGACCatctcaaattaaattaatttattttgatttatttcaGTTGAAAtagtttcatttttttatttatatattaaatagttttcatattattgtaataaaaaatggCATGTGTCCGTATACCTAAGCATAGTCACATCTCCCTTAAATACTATTTATGAGCTTGCATTGACAGTGACAAAAAGCGATAGAAGAAAATAAGTTATAGATAATTGTTACTTATGTCTTACCataaataattgaataaattattatgtgcaacacaaaataataaattttaataagcaATATGATTACGTTGcactataatatataaatatattttttcattcctatttattttaaataaattaataaaaaataaaattaatttatatttttaaaaaaattaataattattcatGAACTCGGGAAAGCAAATAGAGAAATAATAAAcgaaaccaaaattaaatataaattgttaACATTTATATTCTGTcataaatagtttaataaaatataacacgTTGAATAATTCAAATCATAAATatagttttaatataaatatactataaatttataataaaataagagtttaacgaaagagtttattattaaaatgttttattaaaaaGGAGAATTTATAAGAAATTGAATTTATtgctgaattttaaattttagaaattttatttagatatagtaaaaattttaaatgttaaataaatcgattaaattaaattaatttattttaatttaattttgttgagatagttttttagtttttttatttgaatataaatatcaaatttgcctctatattttttattaaaagtcaAATAAgcctatttttattattttggccACGTTGGCCATCAACTTTtcagaaattttttattaaaagtcaAATAAgcccatttttattattttggccACGTTGGCCATCAATTTTtcagaaattttttattaaaagtcaAATAAgcccatttttattattttggccACGTTGGCCATCAACTTTTCAGAAATGGCCAAATATACCTCTTGTAAGAAAATGGCGCGTGTAATTCACGCATttataactaaattataaaataatctaatgaaaatttttagctaaaaacacaaaacacacaaacacaattGCTATCTCGCACCACCACTCCAACAACCAAACCAAAACTTAGTGAAAAAAATCCATTAGTTAGCCAGCTTACTGTAACCTTTTCCGGATGACGTTGCCTAAGTGCGGCGATTTTTTCTGAGGAACAAAAGTGGAGATAGGGGAAGCACCAGTTGACTGCAACCTCTTCCCGGCAATGTTGCCTAGGGACAGAAGCAAAGATGTCCGATGCTCCACATGCAACAGCTTCTCCACATCCATATGACTAtcattgaaaagaaaaaggctTTTCCTTTCATGAAGGAAATGAGCCGAGCCTAGATAGAGAAAAAGGGAGCTTATTCACTTTGCTCGTAAACAGTTTCATTGAGATCACCACGCTGGCGTCTTTTATACGCGCCTATTTTCTGAGGAAAGTAGAACCAATTTGGCTTTTTAGTGCTTATATGGCCTAAAAGTTAATTTTAGGCTTATTTGGCCTCTGACAAATAGTTGAAGTGCTGATTTGGATTTTATTACTTTTTGATTTATATATTAAGTAGTTTCAATattattgcaataaaaaataacaattgtTCATCCATCAACACCttcccaaaatattattttaaatttagacaatttttgtaaatttttaattttatttatattttttattattattttatatttaatgattaatctaatatttattttatattgaatatttttattttaaatcattaTATAAACAACTAACcactattaattaatattcaatAACTAATCATTAGTAAAACAATAATCAACtattaaaatagttaataattattcaaactattaatatattttaattggcAAATAAAGCCAACacatgttaaaaatatagtgtTTGTATTACACGCTCATAAAAAAACAATGaggattattattttgaaaaaaataatggaaaaaagttaatttaaaatttaaaaaataacgaTTTATGAGagtagaagaaaataatatctAGATAGTTGACTCCTATATCTTAAATATTATgtgcaaaataaaataataatttttatcaatcAGTATGATTATTTTGCActacaataaataattatatttttattatatttttatcaaaaaaattagtttttttttataaatgaaaaaaattcatgATAGAGATTGAATTTATTATGTGTGGTGTTTGTTGTTGAACTTGACCATTTAGAAATTTAGTTTCAATGTTATAGAAAATTGAGTGTTAATTAAAATAGATCAAActacattaatttattttaatttgattaaattttattaatttttcacttttttttatttatctgttCAGTTGGTTCCATattattagaataaaaaataccACTTATCCACCCATCTATAtacaatttcaaatttaataaaatttcacaaattttttaatttttaactaaattgttaaaattaaaacatctAATTGAAACTCATATCAAATTTAACAAGGCTTTCGGACAGATtccataatttattatttgtaaaAACAAATTGATTTGACTATAAATCTAACCATTTATATCCGATTATATCCAACCCATAAGATCAAACATCACTTCTCTCCAATTAACTTCAAACATTTTATGGTACAAAAATCTTGCAAAATAAAATACACctattattgaaattataaattacatacttaacaattaaattattattgttttttaaattaaatatatcaattaaatatgagttaatattatttttatatatgaaattaatttatatttaaaaaattaataaaatatcatcttaaattttaaatttaaccaAAATTACACAAGTACAAAAAAAATTTTCGTCAATTAGCCTAAAATATAAAAGGAACCCAGCAGATCACATTACAACTGGTTAAGAAACACAGACAAGAGAATGAAGACCTAACACAATAGAGAATTGAACGAAGTCCCACTTATAACAAGTACAGATATTTTGAACGTATTCCGCAAATCCAAATACTTGATTTACATGTTGAGCAGCTTCTCCAAGAATAGTCTGGAAAAACTAGAAAAATGAGGGTGAAAAAAAACCATTTTGACTGGTTGATTTCTTTTACAAAGATACAAAAAAGGACTAGCACTACCTGGAAACAGCTCTGAGAAAGGATCAAAACCATTAAGATTATACACCCATTAGTCCTAGAGAATTTAACTATTACTTACACACCTGCGAAACATCAAGCGTCCAGCTAACCTTGACAGCAAACCATACAGTCTGAAAATTAGCAAGGTTGCGCATAGGTGGCGAAACAAGCAGAAAGCAACCATGCTCGATGACACAATCTCTGCTTTGCCAGCTTCATCTCCACCATCAGTTATATTCCTCTTTTTAAGTACCCTTGGAAGGCAACTTGTTAAATTCAAGTTGGTCATCTCATCAAATGAATGAAATTTGATTGCCTAATGCCTAAAATTTTATCCCTCGAGTTCTTCAACAGCTTGTGATCTTACTTACATGTCATCAAAGTGGAAATACTTGGCTACATTCATATGATTTGAAAGCCGAACGACTGCTGAATGCACAACTTCAGAGGTCGGGGACACAGCACTGGGAAGATGGGGCAGGCAAACAGGCAGATAATGCTCATTGTCTCCTGGAGGACAGAAGGTCGATAGAACACAACGGCAGAATATAAATCTGGAGATGGACGCACATCATAAACACATTTGAGTTAGCTCATTATATTCGAAGCTAAAAAGAATTAATGTcatatgcatttcataaaaagaAACCCAAGTGGAGAGGGGAGTAGAAAGGATCGCATTTTCATCACCCAAAAAATCTCATCATTGTAACTTTTGTCCCCTTGttggaattaaaaaaatttcacatgaattcaattcaattcttttttatcaattttcttatttgaaatggaacatttcttctttttttttaacttataaaattttcattttcaaataaaatgaaatcatgTATGATTTTGTAAGAATTCATTTAAATACTTTTCTTCCAAAAATGAATCATGTCAAATGCAAGGTGTAAGAGTTGAAAATGGTTTCAGACATAAAAGGCCAACACAGTTTCCATGCATCATACAATAGGAGACCAAAATCTCGTCATTGCATGGTCATCCACTTGTTTGCTTATAGCACATAATACGAGAATACATCTTCACTGGTTTGATAGCTCATCAGTATAACGCTTGCTTAGGAATACAAGGGCATAGATACTAGAACTTCAATCCCCCCCAACCCCCTTCTCCCATCTTCTGAATATTAGAGAGAGACAGAAATGTGTACCTGATAATGAGACGCCGCAGAAATGGATCAGATAAAACTTGAGCCCAAACTAGATCCAGGCTATTTTCCTTACATAGAATCACCTCCAACTCAGAGAATGCACTGGAGAGTATCTCCACAGCGTCATTGTAAACATCCTAAAAGCAGAATCCACTTAGCAAAGAAGACCAAGCAGGAACAGTATGATTATTATACCAATTAAAAACATTATGCAATCAACTTACAGTATCAGTATCAATAGATGAGAGGCCAACCATCTGACAAAAAGCCTCCAGAGGAGCAGTTAAGAAAAAGGTAAACTGACTTCCATTATGTGTTGTATCAACAGCAGGCAGGTTCTTGAAAGCTGGCTTCAAAGGCGAAAGTAGCAATGCACATGGCTCTCCCCTTTCTACACCATGCAAGACCTGAAAATCATCCACAATTCACATTTAAGCTGACAAGTAATCAAGAACTTGGAAGGGCGTAAGAAATGGGAAACTCCTGAAACCTTGATGATACACCTGAAGATGATTAAGTTCTAAAGGATTTATTCCTTTCCAAATAGGCACAAAAAATCTCAACTTATTTGTACAAAGTCATCAGGTTTAAATACGTCATATCATGAGGCTCAACTCTATCTcccaaatttaataaataaaagaaggaaaaatTACTACTTAAACCCTATGGCACTAAGGAAACCTACTAGTTAATCTCTCGATTTTAATATCTCTAatgttttaaaaagtctattagttAGTCCttccgttaaatattttattatttaatctctataattttgaaaacttattaattggtttctcaaattttcaaaaagtttactaattggCCCCTCCGTGTCAGGagcattttagatttttttacaatacttaACAGTTAAAACTAAGAGAAtgactaactagtagactttttaaaacgtcagacatgttttaatgtatctttCAAAACGAAGAGACAAATTATTGAGTTTCTCCATAGCATAGGAACCAAATAATAATTCTCCCATAAAAGAATCAATCCCACCAACTCTCAAACATTTCCCTTCTAAGAAATAAGAATGGAAATGGGTAGGATCTGAAAATTTTCCTATCCTTAATTTCATCCCTCACCACCTATACACATCCCAAATCTGAATAGCACTAACCATATGCTACCGAAACTAACCAAAAACCCatttaatatttacataaaataaaaaatatataaatttttaagatGATACTCCAAAGTTGACATATGATACTGACAACAGCACAACAACAAGAACAACTAAGCCTTAATTCCAAAAGACATATATGATGcaacattaaatatttatttttgtccAAAACTAGCAACTTACTAATAGTGCATACTAGCTTTATCAGCTGCTAAAAGGCTAGAACAATCTACTTTTCCATGGCTAACATACATTTTTCTCGGATAACATacttaattgaaatttatacaTCTACAGTCAAAGCTGCTGTTGTGTATCAATTAAACACATCCACCTAAGCATACCAATTGGTAAATTCCATTTTATATTCATGCACGTGCTTGTATATGCATATCACCAGGCTCAGGGTAACCCTAAGAAGGGtttcacaaacatatcattttgtaaattttttttttatcaaatttcaaatcaaGCACATTATCTATATATCATGCTACAATTTCTAAGACTGGGTACAAGATGGAAGCAACCCTTCAGAGTTCAGACATATAAGGTACTCTCTAAAAAGCCAAATAACTTGGACCATAAACACTATCTTGTTCATAAGGCAGCAAATTTTGGTTTATTAACCATGTAATCCAGTAGAACATATTAAAATCCAGTAAGTCACACACAAGTTATGACAAACCTGCCTTGAATGCATGGCTGCAGTCACTATCAATAATCAAGAAAAGTGGTCTTCTGGTAAAAGGAATTATATCACCAGGGTAAAGTGCATTTGAACCTGAAAATTCAAAAGCAGCATGCATAATCGCAGAATAAAGCATGGGATGTGGAGAAGCAATTGTCTTTTACTAGGAAGTAGCACTTGAACAATGTGCTAGGGGGCAAAAATAAAAGGCCACCTACCAGCAGTTCCTCTGGGACCTAACCACAGGTAATTGTCATGATAGTCACTTGACTCTCGCTTGCCATTACTATGTGATTCAGATACAGAACTATTCTGCTCGCTAATTCTTCCAGAAACAACTTTGTTTTTTGAAGACTTCCTTGAACCTCCAGAATTTTCCATTGGAGAAACATTACTTTGACCAGCCTTCCCTGCATAAGGGATTCATTTAGATCATTAATATGATATGATTAGTTGAATTCTAGTAACAACATGGAGGTAAAATTAACCTGAGGCTGATATATATATTAGCATAATGCTTTCTGAAGGGAGCTCCTCACAAATTGTTGCCATAGCCTGCCCACAAGAGTACTTAAACATTAGACATAATTAATAACAAAAAGGGACATGAAGAAGTGCACAAGAAATGAATGTAAAAATCGTCATAACCATTATTAGGACTAGTGACTGTTCCAATGAGCCTATATGTTCCTTGTACACAGTACCGTAAACTGATTATGGTTTTGGTAATTGTACTACTGGTATTTCTTTACTTTTGAAAGTAAAAACAATAGACAACAGACTACAATTGACAGAAACTACTccttataagaaaaataaaatatctgatCTTTATGAAGTAGACCAGGACAGAATATTAGAGGACAACAATATGCTACAGCATAAATTGACTGTAAGTAAAATGTTGCACTGTTGCAGAATTCACTATTTCACCAACAATTACAACAAAAGAAGCCTAGTTACaaggaaatatttataataatcacCTAAATATTAGTAGGAGCATTACCACGCACACACCAATGTAACTGCCCTTAAAATGCAAAGTAACTTTCACAAAAATAATCAAATCAGAGCTTCAAAACTAACCGCTAGCAAATGTGTTGCAGAAGGACGATAAAGAATAGCTTTCCTAGGATTTGACGGTAAAGTGGGATCAGTCAAATCTGCAGTAAAGTTTATATCTATTAGTCCAGAAGCTCCGGAATGATCAGTTACAGTGCCATTCTCATATGATTCAACTGGACGTTCGACAGGATGCTTTTGCATTAAAGACCCACTTGGCTCCCATTCCAAACATTGCAGCATTCTGTAAGTATCCAAAGTAATTTCTGCAAATTTAACCTGAAAGTGACAAAATATAACACATTGTAAATATTTCCCTTTGAATGGAAAATACCTAATTACAGCCACATAGATAAAAAAACTATTCACCTCATTCCGGTGATAACTTGTCAGGACTGCATCTTTAAACTTTAGGACCTTCCTTGCATGGAAACGTGCCACATATGGATGAGAAGTTGGATGAGAATCAAACAGGACACAATACCGCAGAGGTCTGATATTTGCAAAGGCAGTATCAACTTCCAAAAAGCGGACAATTTCTTGCACCACTAGCTTCCACTCTTTAAAGTTTGTCTCCTGCAAGTATATATCCATAACTGTTGATCATGCCACTAGCAAGTAGTAAGGACCAGCTATAAGTCAAATACAGCAATTGCTCCTAAAAGCACTTGAGCACAAACACATAGACACGTGTAAATTTTAGAGTTAGCTTAGCTAAGAAAAATGACATATTTAAGAAATGTCTCCAAATTCATTGTCAAGCATCTGTCATGATGTGGGATTTTTACTCAATGGCCATTTCTAGTAAACAAATAATTCTATTGCATATAAATCTGAAATTTCCTATTATACCCCCTAAACTTTTAGTTAAATTTCACTTAAAAATGTGTACATTGCTCAAGTTATGACTTACAAGAAGGCATTTTTGTTGtgtaaatacacaaaagaagcAAGTAAATTTGCATAGTCAACAAATTGCACTCCTGTATTTTTGTCATAGTATGGAGACCAACTCTTACAATTTACATATCACCCTAACCCAAACTGACTTGACAAGTTATAACATTGTGAGAAATACTTAATCCAACCCAAAAGCCTAAGTTAATTAGTAAAgccaaacatcacattaagctTTAATCTCTTATGTGTCCACATGGGATTTTTAAATCTAACATCCCCCTCTTGACATGTGCTAGATCCTATCAACACATGGCACAAATGGATTACtggtgaagaagaagagagggtGCAATTGGTCCCGACAAACACGCATTTCAACCCCTGTTAAC
Coding sequences within it:
- the LOC110630389 gene encoding protein SCAI, whose translation is MAAQSNVVSQTFRALVESADRKFARVRDLPSYGHAQNHYFQKVFKAYMRLWKYQQENRSKLVEAGLKRWEIGEIASRIGQLYFNQYMRTSDSRFLVEAYVFYEAILHRKYFEGAKAKDLGVRFKELRFYARFLLVSLILKRTEMVQSLVDRFRTLVDDSKSNFRETNFKEWKLVVQEIVRFLEVDTAFANIRPLRYCVLFDSHPTSHPYVARFHARKVLKFKDAVLTSYHRNEVKFAEITLDTYRMLQCLEWEPSGSLMQKHPVERPVESYENGTVTDHSGASGLIDINFTADLTDPTLPSNPRKAILYRPSATHLLAAMATICEELPSESIMLIYISASGKAGQSNVSPMENSGGSRKSSKNKVVSGRISEQNSSVSESHSNGKRESSDYHDNYLWLGPRGTAGSNALYPGDIIPFTRRPLFLIIDSDCSHAFKVLHGVERGEPCALLLSPLKPAFKNLPAVDTTHNGSQFTFFLTAPLEAFCQMVGLSSIDTDTDVYNDAVEILSSAFSELEVILCKENSLDLVWAQVLSDPFLRRLIIRFIFCRCVLSTFCPPGDNEHYLPVCLPHLPSAVSPTSEVVHSAVVRLSNHMNVAKYFHFDDM